From the Mycoplasma putrefaciens KS1 genome, the window AACTAGCAAATCAAGAACTAGAGTTGTGTATCAAACACTCTTTTTCTTATAGTTTATATTTAATGTTAAAACAACAATACGACAAAAAGATCTTAGAAAAAATAGTTATTGATAATCATCAAATTCCACTAATTTATTTTAGAGTTAATAGTTTAAAGATTTCAGCTAATCAGTTTTTTGCAAAATATAAAGATGAGTTTTTATTAGAAAAAACTAATCTTAAAGATTGTTTTATTGCTAACAAAGCAATTGTTAATTCTAGTTTATATCAAAACGGTTTAATTACAATTCAAGATAAAGCTTCAATTTTAGTTAGTCAAGTTCTAAATCCTAGCTTGAATGCTAATGTCTTAGATATGTGTGCTGCTCCAGGTTCTAAAACAACTCATTTAAGCGCAATTATGAATAACACAGGAATGATTTTAGCAAATGAGATTAGTAAAAATAAGTTAGGTTTAATAGCAGAAAATATCTCTAGACTTGGTTGTCAAAACATTAAGTTAGCTAATTTAGATGCTAGACAAATCGATCGAACTAATTATTTTGATTTTATTTTATTAGATGCCCCTTGTTCAGGGTTTGGTGTTTTGAAAAGAAAGCCAGAAATCAAACTTAATTTTGATTTTAAACAAATTAAACAAACTGTTAAATTACAAGCTGAATTATTAGAAAGTGCTTATCATAACTTAAAAAGTAATGGTGAGCTAGTTTATTCGACTTGCACAATTAATAAAAATGAAAATCAAAACCAAATCATAAGGTTTTTAAACAAACATCAAGATATGGTTAAAATTTATGAAAAACAAATCTTTGGATTTGAAGAAAATACTGATGGATTTTATATTTGTAAGCTAAAAAAGATCTAGTTTCATGTTATTTTTTTAATACCTTATTGAGGTGCAGATATGAAACTATTACTACCATTGTTTTTTAGTTCAGCTCAGTTACTTACTAATACTAGTAGTTTTGATAAACAAACTCAAGTGACTATTAAAAATCCTAATAATAGTTTTTCATTTACTGAAAAGCCTAATTATCAAAAGACAATTACTTTTTTAAATGATTTAAAACCTGATGCAAATATTGATTTGGCACCAATAGGCTGAACACATAATCCTAAACTATTAAGAAATTTTTTTCAAAAACATTTTATTTTTAAAATATCAGATAAGTTTTTAAATTATTTAAATGATGGTTTAGATATGAAAATTTCATTTGATATTGAAATTCAAAGACAATATCAAACAGATCAAATAGCTAAAAAAGAGTTTAAAAAAGTAATTTGTAATTTTGAAAGCCAAGAAATTTTTAATTGTGGAAATCAAAAAGAATATCTAGGAGTAGTATGTACTTTAGATCCACTTGCTATTGGTAGGGGTAATTTTAAAGCCTTCCATGATTTTTATACTAAGTGAAATTGTGCTTATGATAAAACTAATCAATTATTAAATATTTTTGAAGATTCAATCTTTGAAAAAATACCAGCAACAAGTTGAGAACATACTCATTTAGCAGGTCCACATATTAGACAAGCAGTTTACAAAATTAATCAAGTTGAGTATAAATTTCAGATTCCAAAAAGACTAACTGATCAAATTAAAAAACATAAGCTAGCAAACAACAATTTTGAAAATCTTTATCAACTTGAAAAAATGGTTGTTGAATATGAAAAAACAGTCAAATCAAAAATAACAAGATCTCATAATTCAAATCAGTTTCAAAATCTTTTTGACAAGTGAAAAATTAATGATTTTTCTAGATTAGAATTTTCAAAATTTAAGTGAAACGATGAAACTGAAATTACTATTGAAATACCAATTAAAGAAAAATATCAAGCACAACTTAAAAGTGTTTTTTTTACAATTCCGATTACTCAAAAAATTAATATTGAACATTTGATTGAACCTAACTTTTTAACAATTACCAAAGATGAACTTGATAATGTTAAAGACTCAATACCTAAATTAGCTTTGTGATTAAACACTGCTTTAAATTATCAAATTAAAGATAACCAACTAATTATCACTGTTAAAAAGAATTTTTCAAAAAAATTTTATGGAGTTAAAAAAATCAAATTAGAGATAATTGATAATAATCAAAATAACCAAGCAAATAATACTATTAATAATCATTCTTCACTAGAGCCAAATCCATATAAAAAACCAAGAACTGATAATAAAATTAAAAAACAAGAGCAAAAAGTTACCACAAACCCATATTTATATATGTCAATTTCTATCTTTTTAATAATCTTAATATCCTGTCTATATAGCTTTAGCAGACCAAAGAAAAGATAACATGATGGCTTGTTTGACATAATGATAAAATAATACTGTAAGGATTAACATGAAAATAAAAGTTGCAGATTTAACTCATAAAGGTAATTATCGAAAAAATAATCAAGATTATTTAGATCACATTAAAAATAGTGATGGATCTTTTCTAGCGATTATTTGTGATGGTATGGGCGGTCATGCTAAAGGTGAAGTTGCTTCAAAAATCACTGTTGATTG encodes:
- the rsmB gene encoding 16S rRNA (cytosine(967)-C(5))-methyltransferase RsmB encodes the protein MNARQTAFKILKKVFINKSYSNILLNSLNQQKLSNQDKDLIFNLVHGTIANKIYLEYLINQLINYKKTQKELQILLWLAIYQLIFLDAIPDYAVVSQSVELAKTISLKASGFVNAILKKFINNLKSYTKIKLANQELELCIKHSFSYSLYLMLKQQYDKKILEKIVIDNHQIPLIYFRVNSLKISANQFFAKYKDEFLLEKTNLKDCFIANKAIVNSSLYQNGLITIQDKASILVSQVLNPSLNANVLDMCAAPGSKTTHLSAIMNNTGMILANEISKNKLGLIAENISRLGCQNIKLANLDARQIDRTNYFDFILLDAPCSGFGVLKRKPEIKLNFDFKQIKQTVKLQAELLESAYHNLKSNGELVYSTCTINKNENQNQIIRFLNKHQDMVKIYEKQIFGFEENTDGFYICKLKKI